In Trichoderma atroviride chromosome 2, complete sequence, one DNA window encodes the following:
- a CDS encoding uncharacterized protein (EggNog:ENOG41), with protein METSNSTIQLTLPSKYSPTKSEPVTQTTAPIEWFIRTWSVTHSTLSMWRTARNVRITYKALPPKPDGRTRIDDLVEYEPSNQAGVVKSVAGIDTQSPDGGGWDWRGKKWLFFVSSHWEVLGSGEETTADGETERWAVTWFAPTLFTKEGLDIYSDRREGLSEATYQKIDEALRKLDAKVLVDMVAQDMKPVEIELPWKENS; from the coding sequence ATGGAAACATCAAACTCTACAATCCAGCTCACGCTGCCATCCAAATACTCCCCTACCAAGTCCGAGCCCGTTACGCAAACCACGGCGCCCATCGAGTGGTTCATCAGAACATGGAGCGTTACACACTCAACCCTCTCCATGTGGCGCACAGCGCGTAATGTGCGCATCACCTACAAGGCCCTGCCCCCCAAACCAGACGGTCGCACGCGCATCGACGATTTGGTCGAGTACGAGCCCAGCAACCAGGCCGGCGTGGTCAAGTCCGTCGCCGGCATAGACACGCAAAGCcccgacggcggcggctgggACTGGCGCGGCAAGAAGTGGCTCTTCTTCGTGAGCAGCCACTGGGAGGTTCTCGGGTCCGGCGAAGAGACGACGGCGGATGGCGAGACGGAGAGGTGGGCCGTGACGTGGTTTGCGCCGACGCTGTTTACAAAGGAGGGATTGGATATTTACAGTGATCGAAGGGAAGGGCTGAGTGAGGCGACGTATCAGAAGATTGATGAGGCGCTGAGGAAATTGGATGCAAAGGTGTTGGTGGACATGGTCGCGCAGGATATGAAGCCGGTTGAGATAGAGCTTCCCTGGAAGGAGAATTCT
- a CDS encoding uncharacterized protein (EggNog:ENOG41) yields the protein MDMPLDDDAMAQAMGFSSFGHQNRPQKRKYNPHADAVISSDSKTAQRAAKPSATGSNSTPLGVPSSKSSQAAANADEIDLDDEGEDGEGDHNDDDIASNTAAGVPESAATPAALVRPHGLPERPVPGTGFIGSSGGHGHQDGSRHDIWYDGYYDPKSNENPWRRLEGSKGLQPVGTWLS from the coding sequence ATGGACATGCCcctggacgacgacgccatGGCCCAGGCCATGGGCTTCTCATCTTTCGGCCACCAAAACCGGCCCCAGAAGCGCAAATACAACCCTCACGCCGACGCAGTCATCAGCTCAGACTCCAAGACCGCCCAGCGCGCGGCCAAGCCCTCCGCCACGGGGTCGAATTCCACGCCCCTCGGCGTGCCCAGCAGCAAGTCCAGTCAGGCCGCTGCCAATGCGGATGAGATTGACCTGGACGACGAGGgtgaggatggagaaggcgatCACAATGACGACGATATCGCATCAAATACAGCAGCTGGCGTTCCTGAATCTGCAGCGACCCCGGCGGCGTTAGTGCGCCCTCATGGGTTACCAGAGCGCCCCGTTCCAGGGACCGGGTTTATTGGGTCATCGGGCGGCCATGGGCACCAGGACGGCTCACGGCATGACATCTGGTACGATGGATATTACGACCCCAAGTCGAATGAGAATCCGTGGAGACGGCTGGAGGGATCAAAAGGCCTGCAGCCCGTGGGCACATGGCTCTCCTAG